CGGTGCTTCCGTTACCACCATTTTGGTCACCGTGAAGGAGCTGCCCCAGATGAACATCACAAAAACAATGGTAATAATTCCCCGGGTGGTTTTATTCATAAAATGGTGCTGTAATGTGCAGGTTACTGTCAATGTTAAGATAATTACTGACCGTTCCATCCTGGAAGATCACGAAGCTTTTGCCGTAAGCCCACATTTCAATACTTCCCTGTTTAGTTGTCCAATGAGGTTTGCCTTGCGCATTGAGCACTGTTTCCCTTTCCGAACCTATTGAGAATGTTTCCTGTTTGCCTGCATTTGTTTCCCAGGGTTTTGAAAACAGTACACCTGAGAAAAGGAATGCAAGAATAAAAAAAGCGATCACTGCTCCGCGGGATCTCCGCCAGGAGATAACAGGATCATCCGGTTGTACCACAGGTACTTCCGGGATGGGCGTTGTATAAGTGTTTTTTGCTGCGTAAAAGTAGCGTAACCGGTTGTCGTGCCTTTCTTTTGTTAATGGATCACGCAGCTGCTCATAGGCATGCTGGATTTCCCTGAACCTTTCCTCATACAGTTTATTGCCGTTATTAAGATCCGGGTGGTATCTTTTGGAGAGCCTGCGGTGGGCTGCTTTTATTTCTTCAGCCCCCGAAAAGTCTGCTATTCCCAGGATGGTATAATAATTATGCATGAGAAAATAAATATAGGAAATTATGGATTTCAAAGTAATTCGTTATTTTTATCAGGTCTACGTTAAAACGATACAATAATTCCACTATTCCGCTCCATGGAGTCTCCATTCAATGAAAAGGACCTGTTACGGTATGCTGCAGAAGGTAATTCCACGGCATTCGCCACGCTTTTTTCCAACTACAAGGATAAGTTGTATCATTTCCTCCTGCGGGCCAACGGTTCCCCTGAAATGACGGAAGACATTATCCAGGACGTATTCCTGAAACTGTGGAAAGACCGTGCCAGCCTGGTGAACATAGAGAATTTCGGCGGTTACCTTTACCGTATGTCACAGAACCATGTGATCAATTCCCTGAAGCGCATGGCCACGGAAACACATATTATCCATGAGCTGAGCCGGAAGCTGGAAAATGCCTGCTCCGATGTGGAAGAGCACATCTCCCTGCAGGAAACGAACAGGAGCCTGCATTTTGCACTGAATAAACTTACACCCAAACAGAAACTGGTATATACCCTCAGCCGGGATAAAGGCCTCCGGCACGAGGAGATAGCCAGATCCCTCAATATTTCCCCTTCCACGGTTAATAACCACCTGATAGAAGCCCTCCGCATTATCCGCAGGCAATTACGGGCCACACCGGATAGCTTTACCATATTGGCTTATTGCTTCCTTTTCCTTTCCTGAAATTTTTTTTAAAATAATCTAGGTATATCCTTCCGCCCGATTGTCTATTTATCAGACAAACTATCCATCATGTTGCGAGAACGAATGCAATACCTGCTGGACAGGTATTTTCAAGGTATCTGTACAGAAGAGGAGAAACAGGAACTGGCGCGCGGGATCAATGACTTAAAAGATGATGAGCTGTTAAAACAGCTGGTTGGGAATTCATGGGAACGGTTCCAGCCAACAGACACCATGCCTGCTGCTGTATCCGAACGGATCCAGGCGGCAGTATTGCCCGTGGAGGGAAAAGTAAGACCTATCTGGTCCAGGAAATGGATGGCGGCTGCGGCATCCTTATTGGTGATCGTGAGCGCAGGTTTGTTCTTTATTAAAAAGCCCGGCCAGCTTCAGCAAAAAACCCGGATGGCAGAACATACCAGATATAAAAACGAAGTGCCGGCTGGTGGGAATAAAGCTATGCTCATATTGGGAGACGGTACTGTTATTGAACTGGACAGCGCTGCCAATGGGCTGCTAACGCAACAGGGAAATGCCCGGATCGTCAAATTGCCGAATGGGCAACTGGCTTATGAAATGAATGAAAGTGGTTCCGGAGAGGTGATGTTCAATACCATGCGTACACCGCGTGGGGGAGAATACCGGTTGCAATTGCCGGATGGCTCAAAAGTATGGTTGAACGCAGCCTCTTCTATCACCTACCCTAATATATTCACAGGAGATACCCGGTCTGTAGAGATCACCGGGGAGGCCTATTTTGAAGTGGCGAAGGATGCTGCCAGGCCTTTTAAAGTACAGGCCGGCAACATGAAAGTAGAGGTACTGGGCACACATTTTAATATCAATGCCTATCCCGGAGAACCGGTTATCAAAACCACGCTGCTGGAAGGGGCTGTGCGGATACAGGATGCCGTTCTGAAACCAGGGCAGCAGGCCAGCCTGGCTACCAATGGTCAATTCCGGTTAGAGGATGATGTGGAAACAGATGAAGTGATGGCCTGGAAGAATGGGTTTTTCCAGTTCAATGATGCAGATATGCCTACCGTGATGCGGCAGCTTGAAAACTGGTACGATATCACTGTGGCCTATGAGGGCCGTGTGCCGCAAAGGAGCTTTGGTGGTGCTATCCAGCGTTCTTT
This DNA window, taken from Chitinophaga niabensis, encodes the following:
- a CDS encoding RNA polymerase sigma factor encodes the protein MESPFNEKDLLRYAAEGNSTAFATLFSNYKDKLYHFLLRANGSPEMTEDIIQDVFLKLWKDRASLVNIENFGGYLYRMSQNHVINSLKRMATETHIIHELSRKLENACSDVEEHISLQETNRSLHFALNKLTPKQKLVYTLSRDKGLRHEEIARSLNISPSTVNNHLIEALRIIRRQLRATPDSFTILAYCFLFLS
- a CDS encoding J domain-containing protein → MHNYYTILGIADFSGAEEIKAAHRRLSKRYHPDLNNGNKLYEERFREIQHAYEQLRDPLTKERHDNRLRYFYAAKNTYTTPIPEVPVVQPDDPVISWRRSRGAVIAFFILAFLFSGVLFSKPWETNAGKQETFSIGSERETVLNAQGKPHWTTKQGSIEMWAYGKSFVIFQDGTVSNYLNIDSNLHITAPFYE
- a CDS encoding FecR family protein, whose product is MLRERMQYLLDRYFQGICTEEEKQELARGINDLKDDELLKQLVGNSWERFQPTDTMPAAVSERIQAAVLPVEGKVRPIWSRKWMAAAASLLVIVSAGLFFIKKPGQLQQKTRMAEHTRYKNEVPAGGNKAMLILGDGTVIELDSAANGLLTQQGNARIVKLPNGQLAYEMNESGSGEVMFNTMRTPRGGEYRLQLPDGSKVWLNAASSITYPNIFTGDTRSVEITGEAYFEVAKDAARPFKVQAGNMKVEVLGTHFNINAYPGEPVIKTTLLEGAVRIQDAVLKPGQQASLATNGQFRLEDDVETDEVMAWKNGFFQFNDADMPTVMRQLENWYDITVAYEGRVPQRSFGGAIQRSLPLSKVLDILEENNVRFKIEGRNITVMK